Proteins from one Sabethes cyaneus chromosome 2, idSabCyanKW18_F2, whole genome shotgun sequence genomic window:
- the LOC128735106 gene encoding U3 small nucleolar RNA-associated protein 4 homolog gives MISKSKSGQCRLHNVQFYNLLPRGINCLAVNNGSSKLALSRDDGTIEIWNLSAAPFMEKSIPGYEKVSVEALCWVGDRLFSVGLAGSLIEWDLRLLTVKNTILLTGNAAWCMDVSHDERRLAVGTEGGYISVYNVENDDIQYEKILDKQEGRIVCVRFDWSGDFLVTGSVDAVRVWDLKKGHAIHKMTTGRSARDKETIVWSLLVLKDFTIVSGDSRGKIMFFDGNLGTAIDSITVSKADILSLTIDREEKFLYVTGVEPIIRLYQRVEVTKANEKVKSFVRTLNRRYHTHDIKALDMYRDKLVSGGVDGSMIISSFPPFVVDTYHPLLEAPSSAVAQDARIVLLKYVNYLELWTLSSPSVESRKVLQIRSKLDEHIVAAAISPDARWIIYSSEATIRLFRFEHQQGGESRLIPIRAVPEQFEPCYGVQFTNDSKGVFIFKREGVIEYFGFSEEEDFDHKQTIETAKWFTEKIHLTTVSQDSNYLVCASLCCAIVVFKREKFGRWKRLTTLPKYKLPPTAISIQPNSPVLAAVFSDHKIFQYDFSDYRFIFTSYLKLEKMKVSTNKIVSSIVFDPRNDDCMILQHDSCVFVLHFEEDEQPSQTPRKRRDSGKVGSASNEESAPVKRYSLSALKQYSRLVSICWLGTDEMVAVEANPLSMVEHLPPAFRRKVFGKA, from the exons ATGATTTCGAAATCCAAATCGGGACAGTGTCGTTTACATAACGTGCAGTTCTACAACCTTCTTCCGCGGGGCATAAACTGTTTGGCGGTGAACAATGGTAGCAGTAAACTGGCTCTATCACG AGATGACGGAACGATCGAAATTTGGAACCTGTCGGCGGCACCCTTTATGGAGAAGTCAATCCCCGGCTACGAGAAGGTATCCGTCGAAGCTTTGTGTTGGGTCGGCGATCGGTTGTTTTCCGTCGGGTTGGCTGGATCGCTCATTGAGTGGGACTTGCGGTTGCTGACGGTGAAGAATACGATTCTGTTAACCGGTAACGCGGCATGGTGTATGGACGTTAGCCATGACGAACGACGGCTAGCGGTTGGAACCGAGGGTGGCTACATTAGTGTGTACAATGTGGAAAACGATGATATTCAGTACGAAAAGATTCTGGACAAACAGGAGGGCAGAATAGTTTGCGTGCGGTTCGATTGGAGTGGTGACTTTTTGGTTACTGGATCGGTGGATGCGGTTCGAGTGTGGGATTTGAAGAAGGGACATGCCATTCACAAAATGACAACGGGACGTTCGGCGCGGGATAAGGAGACCATAGTTTGGAGTCTGTTGGTGCTAAAGGATTTTACCATTGTGTCCGGGGATTCCCGGGGTAAGATTATGTTTTTCGATGGTAACTTGGGCACCGCAATCGACAGTATTACGGTTTCGAAGGCTGATATCCTTAGCTTGACCATCGATAGGGAAGAGAAGTTTCTCTATGTGACCGGAGTGGAACCGATTATAAGGCTATATCAGCGAGTTGAGGTCACGAAAGCTAACGAGAAAGTCAAGAGCTTTGTCCGTACCTTGAACCGCAGGTATCACACGCATGATATCAAAGCACTGGATATGTACCGAGACAAGTTGGTATCCGGCGGAGTTGATGGCTCGATGATTATCAGTTCGTTTCCTCCGTTTGTAGTGGACACTTACCATCCGCTTCTGGAAGCTCCCAGTTCCGCAGTAGCACAAGACGCTCGGATTGTTCTGCTGAAATATGTTAACTATCTAGAACTGTGGACCCTGTCCTCACCTTCGGTAGAAAGCCGAAAGGTCCTGCAGATACGCAGCAAGTTGGATGAACACATTGTTGCGGCTGCTATTTCTCCAGATGCTAGATGGATTATTTATTCGAGCGAGGCAACCATTCGGCTGTTCCGCTTCGAGCATCAGCAAGGCGGTGAAAGTAGGTTGATTCCGATACGAGCGGTTCCGGAACAGTTTGAGCCATGCTATGGGGTGCAATTTACCAACGACTCGAAGGGTGTTTTTATCTTTAAGCGGGAGGGGGTGATAGAATATTTCGGCTTCAGCGAAGAGGAAGATTTTGATCACAAGCAGACGATTGAAACAGCGAAGT GGTTCACGGAAAAGATTCACCTAACAACGGTTTCCCAAGACAGCAACTATCTGGTATGTGCTAGCCTGTGTTGTGCCATCGTAGTTTTCAAGCGAGAAAAATTTGGCCGATGGAAGCGACTGACTACGTTGCCGAAGTACAAACTTCCACCGACAGCTATTTCGATTCAACCGAATTCCCCAGTGCTAGCGGCTGTATTTTCGGACCACAAAATATTCCAGTATGATTTCAGCGACTACCGGTTCATCTTTACGTCCTACCTGAAGCTAGAGAAGATGAAAGTTTCGACCAACAAAATTGTTAGCAGCATTGTGTTCGACCCTCGGAACGATGATTGCATGATTCTGCAGCACGATTCGTGTGTGTTCGTTCTGCACTTCGAAGAAGACGAACAGCCATCGCAAACGCCCCGGAAACGTAGAGATTCTGGGAAAGTCGGGAGCGCTAGTAATGAGGAATCCGCACCCGTTAAGCGATACAGCTTGTCGGCACTGAAGCAATACAGCCGATTGGTTAGTATTTGTTGGCTCGGAACCGATGAAATGGTCGCCGTCGAAGCAAATCCACTGTCAATGGTGGAACATTTACCGCCGGCGTTCAGACggaaggtgtttgggaaggcgtAA